In Aphelocoma coerulescens isolate FSJ_1873_10779 chromosome 25, UR_Acoe_1.0, whole genome shotgun sequence, a genomic segment contains:
- the LOC138098451 gene encoding protein S100-A11-like gives MPTETERCIESLLAVFQRYAGKEGDSCSLSKREFRAFMDTELAAFTKNQKDPGVVDRMMKKLDLNSDGQLDFQEFLNLIGGIAVACHNSLLLKSPNP, from the exons ATG CCCACGGAGACGGAGCGCTGCATCGAGTCGCTGCTGGCCGTGTTCCAGCGCTACGCCGGCAAGGAGGGAGATTCCTGCTCCCTCTCCAAGCGGGAATTCCGGGCCTTCATGGACACCGAGCTGGCCGCCTTCACCAAG aacCAGAAGGATCCGGGCGTGGTGGACAGGATGATGAAAAAGCTGGATCTGAACAGCGACGGGCAGTTGGATTTCCAGGAATTCCTGAACCTCATCGGCGGCATCGCCGTGGCCTGCCACAACTCCCTGCTCCTGAAATCCCCCAATCCATGA
- the TCHH gene encoding trichohyalin — protein MSLFLDSIATIVSVFQQHARGDGDGSGLSRRTMRELIQREFADALVKPHDPQTIEKILQFLEWDGDGDIDFNEFLLLVFRVAKCCFWFLPRAPFLVQRTKIPTGTKSLREPEIRSRGSRRQLQEEEEQETRERNRDPPHEVELQRDTRVGEMEISEGTRRDQQERRTRSRSDAEPSREPRELIPQEYRERSQEPCEQRESRRRRQPPEPDRRGERRDREGFQEEELADVRIGRQRCEPQPRLDRWSRQDLGSDERTQRPRGADGGGDNRPREPESLREERSRHHRRELEQRELEGRSRRAAEPECPESRRPHQTFLEEPLEIDLGECERAEPVERSYRQRTKRERELESAEREREIQEELEREERDDPRRKGRMRERRVDREQELELEGSERRGRRTQEMEEEEATIRQGEKQERREIREAEADGRRQRETLRHERRRETSVAAAEADVKVRREIREPREELGRRERPRECEEEAEPERRIVRGREREEAVKERRIHRDWELELEGSECRTREREEEVAAIRQRETQERREREIREAEADGRRERDSVRYERRRETSVAAAEADVKVRREIRERGEEPRRRERPRECEEEVEPERRIVRGREREEPLRERRINRDRELEGSERRTWEREEREAVIKQRETRERREREIREAEADGRRQRETLRYERERETSVEAAEADVKVRREIQERGEEPRRRERPRECEEEAEPERRIVRGREREEPLRERRIHRDQELELEGSERRAQEREEEVAAIKQRETQERREHEIREAEADGRRERDSVRYERRRETSVAAAEADVKVRREIREREPREELGRRERPRECEEEAEPERRIVRGREREEPRRERRIHRDWELEGSERRTWEREEREAVINQRETRERREREIHELEADGRRQRETLRYERERESRAAVAEADVKVCRAIREPREEQGRRGRPRECEEQRQTCPRREREEPLRERRIHQDRELELEGSERRTREREEEVAAIRQRETRERREREIREAEADGRRERDSVRYERRRETSVAAAEADVKVRREIRERGEELGRRERPRECEEEAEPERRIVRGREREEVGRERRIHQDWELELEGSEHRSRRTREREEEVAAIRQRETRERREREIREAEADGRRERDSVRYERRRETSVAAAEADVKVRREIRERGEELGRRERPHECEEEAEPERRIVRGREREEPLRERRIHRDRELEGSERRTWEREEREAVINQRETRERREREIREAEADGRRERDSVRYERRRETSVAAAEADVKVRREIRERGEEPRRRERPRECEEEAEPERRIVRGREREEPLRERRIHRDRELELEGSELRTRDREEEREAVINQRETRERREREILESEADGRRERDSVRYERRRETSVAAAESDVKVRREIQERGEEPRRRERPRECEEEAEPERRIVRGREREEPLRERRIHQERELELEGSERRTWEREEREAVINQRETRERREHEILEAEADGRRERDSVRYERRRETSVAAAESDVKVRREIQERGEEPRRRERPRECEEEVEPERRIVHGREREEAVKERRIHRDRELELEGSEHRSRRMREREEEVAAISQRETRERREREIREAEADGRRERDSVRYERRRETSVAAAEADVKVRREIRERGEEPRRRERPRECEEEVEPERRIVRGREREEAMRERRIHRDQELELEGSEHRSRRMREREEEVAAISQRETRERREREIREAEADGRRERDSVRYERRRETSVAAAEADVKVRREIRERGEEPRRRERPRECEEEVEPERRIVRGREREEAMRERRIHRDQELELEGSEHRAQEREEEVAAIKQRETRERREREILEAEADGRRERDSVRYERRRETSVAAAEADVKVRREIRERGEEPRRRERPRECEEEAEPERRIVRGREREEPLRERRIHQDRELELEGSERRSRRTREREEEVTTTDQGETREEIRLEVLEEEEEEEETEQGRCLYQTLDVDTGDLCPPGQEVPVSDLRVRYIPADPDVRPEVRVLPDPVEPQTVAYLVHVIQNLDDPKATTYEIVCQQPGQRGRPVRVRTCSVSPRPPSDRRGHPEPPARETGRAEAPPSKSREISEDLDEPRERSGKEVKDGALRDPVEPEAAKGERVKSKEIRRRPEIPEEQQDQPQGEGSQKTPREPGSGCQGREREDGKAKSCPAAPEPRESRDPERRDPGESRARREGIQEDLEDPDPGKSRQEESRERSPRESGDSQVSWEGGTKQGQDSSQEAPNRPRDESKTS, from the exons ATGTCCCTGTTCTTGGACAGCATCGCCACCATCGTCAGCGTCTTCCAGCAGCACGCCCGGGGAGATGGGGACGGCTCCGGCCTCAGCCGCAGGACGATGAGGGAGCTCATCCAGAGGGAGTTCGCAGATGCCCTCGTG aagCCACACGACCCTCAGACCATTGAGAAGATCCTGCAGTTCCTGGAgtgggacggggacggggacatCGATTTTAACGAGTTCCTCCTCTTGGTGTTCCGGGTGGCCAAGTGCTGCTTCTGGTTCCTGCCGAGGGCACCGTTCCTGGTGCAGAGGACGAAGATCCCGACCGGCACAAAATCCCTCCGGGAGCCGGAAatcaggagcagagggagccgccggcagctccaggaggaggaggaacaagaAACCCGGGAGAGGAATCGTGACCCGCCCCATGAAGTTGAGCTGCAACGCGACACCAGGGTCGGGGAGATGGAAATCTCAGAGGGAACGAGGAGGGATCAGCAGGAACGTCGCACACGGAGCAGGAGCGACGCAGAACCAAGCAGGGAGCCACGGGAGCTGATCCCTCAGGAATACCGGGAACGGAGCCAAGAGCCGTGTGAGCAGCGGGAGAGCCGGAGAAGGCGGCAGCCCCCGGAGCCGGACAGacgaggagagaggagagatcGGGAGGGGTTCCAGGAGGAAGAACTGGCAGACGTGAGGATTGGCAGGCAACGCTGTGAACCCCAACCACGGCTGGACCGGTGGAGCCGCCAGGATCTGGGGAGTGATGAAAGAACCCAGCGGCCACGAGGAGCTGATGGAGGAGGTGACAACCGGCCACGGGAACCCGAATCGCTGCGGGAAGAGAGGAGCCGCCACCACCGGCGCGAGCTGGAACAAAGAGAGCTGGAAGGGAGAAGCCGCCGGGCAGCTGAGCCGGAATGTCCAGAGTCCAGGCGGCCACATCAGACATTCCTGGAGGAACCGTTAGAGATCGACCTCGGGGAGTGTGAGAGAGCAGAGCCGGTGGAACGTAGCTACAGACAGAGAACAAAGCGGGAACGGGAGCTGGAATCGgcggaaagggaaagggagatccaggaggagctggaaagggaagaaagagatgatcccagaagaaaagggagaatGAGAGAGAGGAGGGTGGATCGggaacaggagctggagctggagggatCTGAGCGCCGCGGCCGCCGGACACAGGaaatggaggaagaggaggccaCCATCAGACAGGGAGAGAAACAGGAGAGACGTGAAATTCGTGAGGCTGAAGCTGATGGGAGGAGACAAAGAGAAACTCTGAGGCAcgaaaggagaagagagaccTCAGTGGCAGCTGCAGAAGCCGACGTCAAAGTGCGCCGTGAGATCCGGGAACCGCgagaggagctgggaaggagggaaagacCCCGTGAGTGCGAAGAAGAAGCGGAACCAGAGAGGAGAATTGTCcgtgggagagagagggaagaggcCGTGAAAGAGAGGAGAATCCATCGGGATTGGGAGCTAGAGCTGGAGGGCTCTGAGTGCCGGACAcgggagagagaggaagaagtGGCCGCCATCAGACAGAGAGAGACACAGGAGAGACGTGAGCGTGAAATTCGTGAGGCTGAAGCTGATGGAAGGAGAGAACGAGACTCAGTGAGGTAcgaaaggagaagagagaccTCAGTGGCAGCTGCAGAAGCCGACGTCAAAGTGCGCCGTGAGATCCGGGAACGAGGTGAGGAGCCAAGAAGAAGAGAGCGACCCCGTGAGTGCGAAGAAGAAGTGGAACCAGAGAGGAGAATTGTCcgtgggagagagagggaagagccCCTGAGAGAGAGGAGAATCAATCGGGATCGGGAGCTGGAGGGCTCTGAGCGCCGGACATGGGAGAGGGAGGAACGAGAGGCTGTGATCAAGCAGAGAGAGACACGGGAGAGACGTGAGCGTGAAATTCGTGAGGCTGAAGCTGATGGAAGGAGACAAAGAGAAACTCTGAGGTACGAAAGGGAGAGGGAGACCTCAGTGGAAGCTGCAGAAGCCGATGTCAAAGTGCGACGTGAGATCCAGGAACGAGGTGAGGAGCCAAGAAGGAGGGAACGACCCCGTGAGTGCGAAGAAGAAGCAGAACCAGAGAGGAGAATTGTCcgtgggagagagagggaagagccCCTGAGAGAGAGGAGAATCCATCGggatcaggagctggagctggagggcTCTGAGCGCCGGGCAcaggagagagaggaagaagtGGCTGCCATCAAGCAGAGAGAGACACAGGAGAGACGTGAGCATGAAATTCGTGAGGCTGAAGCTGATGGAAGGAGAGAACGAGACTCAGTGAGGTAcgaaaggagaagagagaccTCAGTGGCAGCTGCAGAAGCCGATGTCAAAGTGCGCCGTGAGATCCGGGAACGGGAACCGCgagaggagctgggaaggagggaacgaCCCCGTGAGTGCGAAGAAGAAGCAGAACCAGAGAGGAGAATTGTccgagggagagagagggaagagccCCGGAGAGAGAGGAGAATCCATCGGGATTGGGAGCTGGAGGGCTCTGAGCGCCGGACATGGGAGAGGGAGGAACGAGAGGCTGTGATCAACCAGAGAGAGACACGGGAGAGACGTGAGCGTGAAATTCATGAACTCGAAGCTGATGGAAGGAGACAAAGAGAAACTCTGAGGTAcgaaagggagagggagagcagagctgcagtaGCAGAAGCCGACGTCAAAGTGTGCCGTGCGATCCGGGAACCAcgagaggagcagggaaggaggggacggccCCGTGAGTGTGAAGAACAAAGACAGACTTGCCCCagaagagagagggaagagcCCCTGAGAGAGAGGAGAATCCATCAGGAtcgggagctggagctggagggcTCTGAGCGCCGGACAcgggagagagaggaagaagtGGCCGCCATCAGACAGAGAGAGACACGGGAGAGACGTGAGCGTGAAATTCGTGAGGCTGAAGCTGATGGAAGGAGAGAACGAGACTCAGTGAGGTAcgaaaggagaagagagaccTCAGTGGCAGCAGCTGAAGCCGACGTCAAAGTGCGCCGTGAGATCCGGGAACGAGgtgaggagctgggaaggagggaacgaCCCCGTGAGTGCGAAGAAGAAGCAGAACCAGAGAGGAGAATTGTCcgtgggagagagagggaagaggttgggagggagaggagaatcCATCAGGATTGGGAGCTGGAACTGGAGGGCTCTGAGCACCGCAGCCGCCGGACgcgggagagggaggaagaagtGGCCGCCATCAGACAGAGAGAGACACGGGAGAGACGTGAGCGTGAAATTCGTGAGGCTGAAGCTGATGGAAGGAGAGAACGAGACTCAGTGAGGTAcgaaaggagaagagagaccTCAGTGGCAGCAGCTGAAGCCGACGTCAAAGTGCGCCGTGAGATCCGGGAACGAGGTGAGgaactgggaaggagggaacgaCCCCATGAGTGCGAAGAAGAAGCGGAACCAGAGAGGAGAATTGTCcgtgggagagagagggaagagccCCTGAGAGAGAGGAGAATCCATCGGGATCGGGAGCTGGAGGGCTCTGAGCGCCGGACATGGGAGAGAGAGGAACGAGAGGCTGTGATCAACCAGAGAGAGACACGGGAGAGACGTGAGCGTGAAATTCGTGAGGCTGAAGCTGATGGAAGGAGAGAACGAGACTCAGTGAGGTAcgaaaggagaagagagaccTCAGTGGCAGCAGCTGAAGCCGATGTCAAAGTGCGCCGTGAGATCCGGGAACGAGGTGAGGAGCCAAGAAGAAGAGAGCGACCCCGTGAGTGCGAAGAAGAAGCAGAACCGGAGAGGAGAATTGTCcgtgggagagagagggaagagccCCTGAGAGAGAGGAGAATCCATCGGGAtcgggagctggagctggagggcTCTGAGCTCCGGACACGGGACAGGGAGGAGGAACGAGAGGCTGTGATCAACCAGAGAGAGACACGGGAGAGACGTGAGCGTGAAATTCTTGAGTCTGAAGCTGATGGAAGGAGAGAACGAGACTCAGTGAGGTACGAAAGAAGAAGAGAGACCTCAGTGGCAGCAGCTGAATCCGACGTCAAAGTGCGCCGTGAGATCCAGGAACGAGGCGAGGAGCCAAGAAGAAGAGAGCGACCCCGTGAGTGCGAAGAAGAAGCGGAACCAGAGAGGAGAATTGTCcgtgggagagagagggaagagccCCTGAGAGAGAGGAGAATCCATCAGGAacgggagctggagctggagggcTCTGAGCGCCGGACATGGGAGAGGGAGGAACGAGAGGCTGTGATCAACCAGAGAGAGACACGGGAGAGACGTGAGCATGAAATTCTTGAGGCTGAAGCTGATGGAAGGAGAGAACGAGACTCAGTGAGGTAcgaaaggagaagagagaccTCAGTGGCAGCAGCTGAATCCGACGTCAAAGTGCGCCGTGAGATCCAGGAACGAGGCGAGGAGCCAAGAAGAAGAGAGCGACCCCGTGAGTGCGAAGAAGAAGTGGAACCAGAGAGGAGAATTGTCcatgggagagagagggaagaggcCGTGAAAGAGAGGAGAATCCATCGGGAtcgggagctggagctggagggcTCTGAGCACCGCAGCCGCCGGATgcgggagagggaggaagaagtGGCCGCCATCAGCCAGAGAGAGACACGGGAGAGACGTGAGCGTGAAATTCGTGAGGCTGAAGCTGATGGAAGGAGAGAACGAGACTCAGTGAGGTAcgaaaggagaagagagaccTCAGTGGCAGCTGCAGAAGCCGACGTCAAAGTGCGCCGTGAGATCCGGGAACGAGGTGAGGAGCCAAGAAGAAGAGAGCGACCCCGTGAGTGCGAAGAAGAAGTGGAACCAGAGAGGAGAATTGTCcgtgggagagagagggaagaggcCATGAGGGAGAGGAGAATCCATCGggatcaggagctggagctggagggcTCTGAGCACCGCAGCCGCCGGATgcgggagagggaggaagaagtGGCCGCCATCAGCCAGAGAGAGACACGGGAGAGACGTGAGCGTGAAATTCGTGAGGCTGAAGCTGATGGAAGGAGAGAACGAGACTCAGTGAGGTAcgaaaggagaagagagaccTCAGTGGCAGCTGCAGAAGCCGACGTCAAAGTGCGCCGTGAGATCCGGGAACGAGGTGAGGAGCCAAGAAGAAGAGAGCGACCCCGTGAGTGCGAAGAAGAAGTGGAACCAGAGAGGAGAATTGTCcgtgggagagagagggaagaggcCATGAGGGAGAGGAGAATCCATCGggatcaggagctggagctggagggcTCTGAGCACCGGGCAcaggagagagaggaagaagtGGCTGCCATCAAGCAGAGAGAGACACGGGAGAGACGTGAGCGTGAAATTCTTGAGGCTGAAGCTGATGGAAGGAGAGAACGAGACTCAGTGAGGTAcgaaaggagaagagagaccTCAGTGGCAGCAGCTGAAGCCGATGTCAAAGTGCGCCGTGAGATCCGGGAACGAGGCGAGGAGCCAAGAAGAAGAGAGCGACCCCGTGAGTGCGAAGAAGAAGCAGAACCAGAGAGGAGAATTGTCcgtgggagagagagggaagagccCCTGAGAGAGAGGAGAATCCATCAGGAtcgggagctggagctggagggcTCTGAGCGCCGCAGCCGCCGGACgcgggagagggaggaagaagtGACCACCACTGACCAGGGAGAGACACGGGAGGAGATCAGACTGGAGGTcctggaggaggaagaagaggaagaggagacgGAGCAGGGCCGGTGCCTGTACCAGACCCTGGACGTGGACACCGGCGATCTCTGCCCGCCAGGACAGGAGGTGCCCGTCAGTGACCTCAGGGTCCGGTACATCCCCGCTGACCCCGACGTCCGGCCCGAGGTCCGGGTGCTCCCCGATCCCGTTGAGCCCCAGACCGTCGCCTACTTGGTCCACGTGATCCAGAACCTGGACGACCCCAAGGCCACCACCTACGAGATCGTGTGCCAGCAGCCCGGCCAGCGGGGCCGGCCCGTGCGCGTCAGGACCTGCTCCGTGTCCCCGCGGCCACCGAGTGACCGCAGGGGCCACCCCGAGCCGCCAGCCAGAGAAACGGGGAGGGCTGAGGCGCCACCTTCCAAATCCCGGGAAATCTCTGAGGATCTGGATGAGCCCCGGGAAAGATCTGGAAAAGAGGTGAAGGACGGAGCTCTCCGGGATCCCGTTGAGCCGGAGGCTGCGAAAGGCGAGAGGGTGAAATCCAAGGAGATCCGGAGGCGCCCCGAGAtccctgaggagcagcaggatcaGCCCCAGGGAGAGGGATCCCAGAAAACCCCACGGGAGCCCGGATCCGGCTGCCAGGGGAGAGAGCGGGAGGACGGCAAGGCCAAGAGCTGCCCCGCGGCTCCGGAGCCTCGGGAATCTCGGGATCCGGAGCGGAGAGATCCCGGAGAGAGCCGGGCCCGCAGAGAGGGAATCCAGGAGGATCTGGAGGATCCTGATCCGGGAAAGAGCCGCCAGGAGGAATCCAGGGAGAGAAGCCCCCGGGAATCCGGTGATTCCCAGGTTTCTTGGGAAGGTGGCACCAAGCAGGGCCAGGATTCCTCGCAGGAGGCCCCAAATCGCCCCAGGGATGAATCCAAGACATCCTGA